A window from Danio aesculapii chromosome 6, fDanAes4.1, whole genome shotgun sequence encodes these proteins:
- the arhgef25b gene encoding rho guanine nucleotide exchange factor 25: MKSLAKLQGTTEQLLMSLSNTLPSLTINNQQWIQEQNEGCLLLEEKQGCSKKGAEPENEKQSWNQRLEHIPEDKDSYTLTGLSDVSLPPEDPPSASVSTDDLSPISPSNHQLFSSRRASATSTRSIKAFKRWLSSPVRRLSLGGGNKSQSSKGIQSPEGSTYMFLPLSPAQSPLSPMEKSQKLPRSYRSLDCSEFSGETSPDSPYYPRYLNDLLQRNQSFDVHTGERLPSLTDKTLAEQSQSLEDNEQHRRTALEKSIYVLTELIETEKLYVEDLGLVVEGYMLTMRSVGVPEYLEGKDKIVFGNIHQIYDWHKDYFLGELEKCVFEPDLLAQLFIKHERRLNMYVVYCQNMPKSEHIVSEYIETYFEGLRQQLGHRLQLNDLLIKPVQRIMKYQLLLKDFLKYYTKAGRQTEDLERAVEVMCFVPKRCNDMMNVGRLQGFEGQLRAQGKLLQQDTFTLIENENSILSRPKERRVFLFEQLIILSEPMDRKRGFSLPGYVYKNSIKISCLSIDDCCPEDPCRLVLTSRNIDGSLQRFILRASSSEIRTSWANDIIQMLETQRNFLNALQSPIEFQRKEIKSLSLGKNMTASASLNSGLRPYSSASIDRQTLPCLQSWHSSQPLTPP; encoded by the exons ATGAAGAGTTTGGCAAAACTTCAGGGCACCACAGAGCAACTTCTGATGTCTTTATCAAACACCCTCCCATCTTTGACCATAAATAACCAGCAATGG ATCCAGGAACAAAATGAAGGGTGTCTTTTACTGGAAGAAAAACAGGGTTGTTCAAAGAAGGGTGCAGAAccagaaaatgaaaagcaaagCTGGAACCAAAGACTCGAACACATACCTGAGGACAAAG ACTCGTACACGTTGACAGGACTCAGCGATGTCTCCTTGCCTCCAGAGGATCCTCCGTCAGCCTCCGTCTCCACGGATGACCTTTCTCCAATCTCTCCCAGCAACCATCAGCTTTTTTCCAGCAGACGAGCATCTGCCACATCCACCCGCTCCATCAAGGCCTTCAAGAGGTGGCTGAGCAGCCCGGTTCGAAGGCTAAGTTTGGGAGGAGGAAATAAGAGTCAGAGCTCAAAGGGCATTCAGAGCCCAGAGGGGTCAACCTACATGTTTCTTCCTCTCTCACCTGCTCAAAGCCCATTGAGCCCAATGGAGAAGTCCCAAAAACTGCCCCGCTCCTACAGATCTCTG GACTGTAGTGAATTTTCTGGAGAAACTTCTCCTGACAGTCCCTATTACCCAAGATACCTCAATGATCTCTTACAG AGAAATCAGTCTTTTGATGTTCATACTGGGGAGAGACTTCCGTCTTTGACTGACAAAACACTCGCAGAACAATCGCAGAGCCTGGAAGACAATGAGCAGCACAGAAGAACCGCTTTAGAGAAAAGCAT ATATGTGCTGACAGAGCTGATAGAAACGGAGAAGCTGTATGTGGAAGATCTGGGGCTTGTTGTTGAG GGTTATATGCTTACAATGAGAAGTGTTGGAGTGCCTGAGTATTTGGAAGGAAAGGATAAAATTGTTTTTGGGAACATTCATCAGATCTATGACTGGCATAAAGA CTATTTCCTTGGAGAGTTGGAGAAATGTGTGTTTGAACCTGACCTGCTGGCACAGCTATTTATTAAACAT GAGAGACGGCTCAACATGTATGTTGTCTACTGTCAAAACATGCCAAAGTCAGAGCACATCGTCTCAGAGTACATCGAAACTTATTTTGAG GGTCTCAGGCAACAGCTGGGTCACAGACTGCAGTTAAATGACCTGCTTATCAAACCCGTTCAGAGAATAATGAAATATCAGCTGCTTCTGAAG GACTTCCTGAAGTACTACACTAAAGCAGGCAGACAAACCGAAGATCTTGAG AGGGCTGTGGAGGTCATGTGCTTTGTTCCAAAGCGATGCAACGACATGATGAATGTTGGACGACTTCAGGGTTTTGAG GGTCAGCTGAGAGCACAAGGGAAACTCCTGCAACAGGACACCTTTACATTAATTGAGAACGAGAACAGCATCCTATCGCGTCCCAAAGAGAGACGAGTGTTTCTTTTCGAGCAGCTCATCATCCTCAGTGAGCCAATGGACCGCAAGAGAGGCTTTTCCCTGCCAGGATACGTCTATAAAAACAGCATCAAG ATCAGTTGTTTATCCATTGACGATTGCTGCCCAGAAGACCCCTGTCGACTGGTACTGACATCTCGTAATATTGATGGAAGTTTGCAAAGATTCATTCTCCGTGCATCCTCCTCAGAGATCAGAACGTCCTGGGCAAACGACATCATACAGATGCTGGAGACACAGCGCAACTTCTTAAACG CCCTGCAGTCGCCTATCGAATTCCAGAGGAAAGAAATCAAATCCCTCAGTCTGGGAAAGAACATGACAGCTTCAGCCTCACTGAACTCTGGCCTGCGACCCTACAGCTCTGCTTCTATAGACCGTCAGACTCTGCCCTGCCTGCAGTCCTGGCATTCCTCACAACCCTTGACGCCTCCCTGA
- the ankrd33ab gene encoding photoreceptor ankyrin repeat protein gives MAAVQSSGFEDPHLGSCPDGDEISLLDEDTDSGSVLSEDSVLPDYELEDGKKGTANTLHEACVQNDPEALKRILERGLTCDEVMEVDINGWNGLMVAAYKGFLQIVYELHGCPHLDINHQDNDGNTALMIAAQAGHVSICNYIMNYFPGADTEIRDNRGFTALIKAAIQGRNDVVAALIMHGADVNAVDSNRGKCARDWALKTGRFDTLNRLRHLALHPTAEQFCDTYVPEWPNLKVLVSKATANRSAGQKLTHHLKSRFGFSFPRDPVENGVMDHMVRMTTSLRSPLIATATRPLCPSSPPQMGKRRLAVAELMQKHSEKLLEESSLCHRNSSISSVSPSFHSAEFVSVTCCPDTDRRGSVLSIGMRTFIPRSVASRRNSIFPSGCIPQIKVTKSSEPTPKKEKKNKKDKGYLEPPKWKYKEAKEEKKKEKKALKEKEKEEKDKEKKSKDKEKRKKKKHAD, from the exons ATGGCAGCAGTTCAGAGCTCTGGCTTTGAGGACCCACACCTGGGGTCATGCCCAGATGGGGATGAAATCTCACTTTTGGATGAAGACACAGACTCTGGAAGTGTGCTGTCTGAAGATTCTGTGCTCCCTGATTATGAACTAGAAGATGGGAAAAAGGGAACTGCCAACACTCTGCATGAGGCCTGTGTTCAGAATGACCCAGAAGCGCTGAAGAGGATTTTGGAACGTGGTTTGACCTGTGATGAGGTCATGGAAGTTGATATTAATGGCTGG AATGGACTGATGGTGGCTGCATACAAAGGATTTCTTCAAATAGTTTATGAGCTGCATGGCTGCCCACATTTGGACATTAACCACCAAGACAATGACGGCAACACTGCCCTTATGATCGCTGCTCAAGCTG GTCATGTCTCCATATGTAACTACATCATGAATTACTTCCCTGGAGCAGACACAGAGATCAGAGATAACAGAGGATTCACTGCCCTCATTAAAGCTGCCATACAGGGCAGGAATGATGTGGTGGCTGCTCTTATAATGCACG GTGCTGATGTAAATGCTGTAGACTCCAACCGTGGTAAATGTGCACGTGACTGGGCGCTGAAGACTGGCCGCTTTGACACACTGAATCGACTGCGCCACCTTGCACTCCATCCCACAGCAGAGCAGTTCTGTGACACCTACGTTCCCGAGTGGCCCAACCTCAAGGTGCTGGTCAGCAAAGCAACAGCCAACAGGAGTGCAGGCCAGAAGCTGACCCATCATCTCAAGAGTAGGTTCGGTTTCAGCTTCCCGCGTGACCCAGTGGAAAACGGGGTCATGGATCACATGGTGCGAATGACCACCAGTCTGCGTAGCCCACTCATAGCTACAGCTACACGGCCACTGTGCCCAAGCAGCCCTCCACAGATGGGTAAACGGCGGCTGGCTGTGGCCGAGCTGATGCAGAAGCACTCTGAGAAACTGCTGGAAGAGAGTTCACTGTGCCACCGAAACAGCTCCATCTCCTCTGTGTCTCCATCATTCCACTCAGCCGAGTTCGTCTCTGTGACCTGCTGTCCCGATACTGATAGACGGGGCAGTGTGCTGTCCATTGGTATGCGCACATTCATACCTCGTAGCGTAGCGTCGAGGCGCAACAGTATTTTCCCCTCAGGCTGCATCCCACAGATCAAAGTCACCAAATCCTCCGAGCCGACTccgaagaaagaaaagaagaacaaAAAAGATAAGGGGTACCTGGAGCCTCCAAAGTGGAAGTATAAGGAGGCCAAGGAAGAgaagaagaaagagaagaaagccttgaaggaaaaggaaaaggaggagaaggacaaagagaaaaaaagcaaagacaaggagaaaagaaaaaagaaaaagcatgCTGACTGA